In Candidatus Cloacimonadota bacterium, the genomic stretch TGTACACCCATGCCGAACTACCGTATCCGCCTCAAACACACAAGCCAAACTACTCTGAGCGGAACCTTTGAAGAAGGTGACTATCAGGAAGTTTTCCAAGCCGACTCATTCATGCCCACCACGGGCTGGAACGAGCACACTTTCAGCGCTCCATTTAATTGGGATGGAAACTCGAACATTCTGGTGGACATCGTAACAGACATTATTGACGGTTCCTATGCTCAAAACGCTTCTGTGTTCTACACCAACACTTCTTTCAACAGTGCTTTGCGCTATCAAAATGACAGTAACAATGGTGACACTGGAATAGAGGGAACCCCAGGAGTTGGGCGCTCGAACATGGTATTCACCATGCAGCAGCTTGATGTTTTGGACATGATTGCAGTGGCCATCGACGGTCCCAATTCACCCAGTATCAACAGCACTGTGAACTACACCGTGACGGTGAAAAGCCTTTGCCGCAACCCGGTTAGCGACTACACCGTGAAACTGATGAAGGCTCCGGAATTCGAGATCGCCAGTATAGACGGTACCGAAATCCAATTCATGGAGGAACTGGATTACACTCTGTCTTGGACTCCTGACGAAGAAGGAGGCTTCGAACTCTTTGGACGGGTGATTATGGACGATGATGAAGACCTGACAAACGACGATACTCCAATGCTGGCAGTAACCGTGATGCCCGAAGGGCTTGCAGTTGTTTCCATTGGAGACGGGACCCAGGTGAACACCACATCCAGTGTGCCCACCCCTTACGGAACCTATTACAAAAACTTCCGTCAACAATATCTCATCACAGCCAACGAAATCAACAACGCTGGTGGCGGACCCGGTGAGATGTATGGTGTTTCCTGGAATGTGGACAACCTCAACAACTGCTCTCCGATGCCAAACTATCGCATCCGCATCAAACACACGACTCAAACAGAACTTACAGCCACTTTTGAAACAGGAGACTACCAGCAGGTTTTCCAGGATGATTCATTCATGCCTGTCCAAGGCTGGAACTTCCATCCCTTCAGCACTCCCTTCAACTGGGATGGCGCTTCCAACCTGCTGATCGATGTGGTTTGCGATATGGTGAGTGGCTGGACCCAAAATGCCTCCGTGTTCTATACCAATACGGGCTTTAACAGCTCTTTGCGCTTCCAAAATGACAATAATCCTGCAGACGAATCCACCACCGGCACAGTCTCCACAAACAGGAGCAATCTGCGCCTGACCATGCAGCAGCTCGATATGCAGGATATGGCAGCCCTTTCGATTACCGGATCCACAACTCCTTCAGTGGATTCACCCACAAACTATACGGTCAGGGTGAAAAACCTTTCTCTGAACGAAGTGACAGACTATACAGTTATGCTGATGGAAGCCCCCAACTTACCGATTACCAGCACGCCCGGCACAGCCATCGGCCCGATGGAAGAGCTGGAATTTGTGTTGGAATGGACTCCCGACACAGTTGGCATTACCCATCTCTATGGTCGTGTGGAAATGCTCGGCGATGAAAACTTTGCCAATGACGAAACCCCCCTTCTCGAAGTCGAGGTTTTTGAAGCTGGCACAACCATCATCGTCATAGGTAACGACACAACTACTAACACAGCAACAGGCACACCCACACCTTATGGTACCTATTACAAAAACTTCCGTCAACAGTATCTGTGGCGAGCGGACGAAATCTCCTCAGGCAGAGGTTCACCAGGGTTGATCACATCCCTGGCTTTCAATGTGGATGACACAAACAACTGCTTGCCGATGCCAGACTTCACCATCAAAATGAAGACTACTGACGAAGATTTGCTCACAAGTACATTTGAGCTTGGCGAATACACCGAAGTGTTCTACCAAGATGGTTACGTACCCGACACCGGATGGAGTATTCATGAATTAAGCACTCCCTTCTTCTGGGATGGTGAATCCAACATTCTGGTGGATATTCATTGCACCATATTTACCGAAGCTTACACCAGAAATGCCTCGGTGTTCTATACTGCCACTCCCGGTGAAAACACGGCTCTGCGCTATCAAAGTGACGGTACAAACGCTGGAGACTATCCAACTGGAACAACTTCAACATACAGGGCAAACGTGCGCTTTGGTATGATACTTGAAGACACGGGATCCCTCTCCGGAACGGTTACTGCGAATGGCGTCCCTCTTCCCGAAGCAACCGTTTCCGTTGACAACACTGTCTTCAGCACCATCACCGCCGACGACGGAAGCTACAGTCTTCCCTTCGTACCGACTGGAGATCATACCGTAATCGCTTCAAAATACGGATATAACGATGTATCCCATGAAGTCACCATCCTGCCAGATCAAAACACCGTTCAAGATTTTGAAATGACCCAGCTTCCCACTGTGACTGTGACCGGCCGCATTGTTGGCAGCGACCAACCCACCGTGGGCTTGGCAGATGCCAGCATCAGCCTCACCGGCTTCGAAAACTATGATGCCATCACCGACGACGATGGCCAGTTCAGCATTGCCGGTGTGTATTATGGACACACCTACGAATATACTGCCAAAGCCACAGGCTACCAAAATGCAGTTGGCGAAGTGGTTGTTGGCGATACAAACGTGGATATGGGTGATATCGTTGTCAACGAAATTGCATTTCGTCCTCGGCAGGTGCTTGCCACCGAAGCCGCCGACTTCTCAAATGTTGAAGTAAGCTGGATGCCCCCGGATCCCGACGCTGTTGGCGAATGGGTTTACTACTGCGGTGAGAAATATGACGGCATCGGAACCGGCAGCGCGGCAGACTTTGACGTCGCCATCCGCTTCCCCGCCTCTGCTTTGGAGGAATATGCCGGAATGAGCCTCTTCGCTGTGAAAGCCTGGCCGGCTCAAGCTGGTGATTTCTCCATCCGCGTCTGGACGGGCGGAAACGCCTCTGCTCCGGGACCCATGGTTGTGGATCAGCCTTTCATTCCCGCTCCGCTGGATGAGTGGAACACCGTGCTTCTGAATTATCCCGTAAACATCACCGGAACAGAAGAACTCTGGTTTGGCTATCGCTGCAACGTGGCAAGCGGCTATCCTGCCGGCTGTGACGCTGGACCAGCCATAAACGGCCTTGGCAACATGATGTATTTCCAAGGTGAATGGGACACACTTCTGGGAATTGCTCCAACCTTGAACTACAACTGGAACATCCAGGGCTACATTGGTTATTCAGCTCCGAATCGCGCTCCTGTAATCAGCGCTCTCAGTCTTGAAGGCGACCGTGCGATGACCGGATACCATGTCTATCGCTTCCTGGCGGAAAACCAAAACGACCAATTAGCTTGGGATCAACTTACGCCCTCCATTATCGACGGCACAAGTTATATCGACAACGATTGGGCTCCTCTGCCCGCGGGTGTGTATAAATATGCCGTGAAAGCTGTTTATACAAACAACGTCATGTCAACTCCCGCCTTTTCGAACGAAATCCACAAAAGCATGATCGCCACCCTCGTAGGAACTGTCACCGATTTTGGCACCAACGACCCAATCGAAGGAGCCATCGTCACAGCCGGTGCCTACAGCGGAATCACAAACGCTCAGGGAGAATATTCCTTTGAAGTGTATCAAGGCAACTACGATGTAAGCTGCACGATGTTGGGCTATCATTCCGTCACTCAAGACGATGTGGATTTCGTTGGTGGAGAAACCATAACCCTGGACTTTGTGCTCACCGAAATCACTCTGCCTCCGCTTATGGTTCAAGCTGAAGAAGCCAACCCCAACTTGGTGAACATTAGCTGGCTGGATCCGGAAAGTGGAGAGAATATCATTGAAGACTTCGAAGGTGACGAATTCCCGCCTGAGGGTTGGGAACAAATTATCAATAATCCCAACGTAAGCGGAGCCGGTGTGATGGCCTCTTGGTGCAGAGTGGGAACAATTGCGCTCGATCCTCCCGTGATTCCTCACAGCGGAGATTACCAAGCCGCCATGTGGTGGGATTATGACCACCAGGATGAATGGCTCATCACCCCGCAATTCCTCTGCCCGCCTGCATCAGATCTTGTTTTCTGGAGCTACGTCTATCTGGGAAGCACGCATGGTGACCAATATAACATTAATGTTTCCCAAGACGATGGCAACACCTGGACACCCATCTGGGAGGCCAGCGCCCTCACCGGTGGCTGGAACTATTATGAATATCCCATCGAAGTGAATTTGGACGACTATGCCGGCCAGGAAATCAAACTTGCCTGGCAGGCCATCGATGGAGATGGACAGGGACTTTGGTACATCTGGTTCGTGGACGATGTCAGTGTTGGCAACAGCACCGAAAAGATCAATTTCGCCGCAAACACTCTCACCCGCGTCAGCAAATCAAATGGCAACAGAACAAATGTTGAAGTTGTCACTCCCAGTTTGCCCATCAGCCGCGATACGGTCTTCGGTTCCCAAACCAACAAGGTTCGCTACACTCTGCCTCAAACCCGCAACAACCGTGCACGTCTTGGCTACAGAGTCTGGCGTTTGCCTGTGGGAGAGGAAAACAATGAATCTGCCTGGGTCTTGCTGACTTCAGAAAATACCGCTGATGAACAGTGGCAGGATACCGGCTGGGGCAGTGTTCTCGAAGGTGAATACAGATGGGCTGTGAAAGCCGTCTATAGCGGAAACCTGCTTTCCAATCCGGCGTTTTCGAACATCCTGGAAAAGGAACAACACGGTGTTACTCCTGTCGTGTTGAGCAGCTTCACTGCCATCGTAACCACTGAAAATGAAGTCAAAGTGACTTGGGTCACCCAATCCGAACAAAACCAGCTGGGCTATCGCATCTATCGCAGCGAAAACTCCACCCAGGATGATGCCCTGCTCATCACGCCGGTGTTGATCCCAGCCACAAACACAAGTGTGGAACACAGCTATCACCACGTTGACCCTGA encodes the following:
- a CDS encoding T9SS type A sorting domain-containing protein produces the protein MKRTLVFALLLILAISFGSTVFAQTVPVTIGDGTNTNTTTGPPAPYGTWYKAFRQQFLVLASEFNDAGGGGGDISSLAFNVSALNNCTPMPNYRIRLKHTSQTTLSGTFEEGDYQEVFQADSFMPTTGWNEHTFSAPFNWDGNSNILVDIVTDIIDGSYAQNASVFYTNTSFNSALRYQNDSNNGDTGIEGTPGVGRSNMVFTMQQLDVLDMIAVAIDGPNSPSINSTVNYTVTVKSLCRNPVSDYTVKLMKAPEFEIASIDGTEIQFMEELDYTLSWTPDEEGGFELFGRVIMDDDEDLTNDDTPMLAVTVMPEGLAVVSIGDGTQVNTTSSVPTPYGTYYKNFRQQYLITANEINNAGGGPGEMYGVSWNVDNLNNCSPMPNYRIRIKHTTQTELTATFETGDYQQVFQDDSFMPVQGWNFHPFSTPFNWDGASNLLIDVVCDMVSGWTQNASVFYTNTGFNSSLRFQNDNNPADESTTGTVSTNRSNLRLTMQQLDMQDMAALSITGSTTPSVDSPTNYTVRVKNLSLNEVTDYTVMLMEAPNLPITSTPGTAIGPMEELEFVLEWTPDTVGITHLYGRVEMLGDENFANDETPLLEVEVFEAGTTIIVIGNDTTTNTATGTPTPYGTYYKNFRQQYLWRADEISSGRGSPGLITSLAFNVDDTNNCLPMPDFTIKMKTTDEDLLTSTFELGEYTEVFYQDGYVPDTGWSIHELSTPFFWDGESNILVDIHCTIFTEAYTRNASVFYTATPGENTALRYQSDGTNAGDYPTGTTSTYRANVRFGMILEDTGSLSGTVTANGVPLPEATVSVDNTVFSTITADDGSYSLPFVPTGDHTVIASKYGYNDVSHEVTILPDQNTVQDFEMTQLPTVTVTGRIVGSDQPTVGLADASISLTGFENYDAITDDDGQFSIAGVYYGHTYEYTAKATGYQNAVGEVVVGDTNVDMGDIVVNEIAFRPRQVLATEAADFSNVEVSWMPPDPDAVGEWVYYCGEKYDGIGTGSAADFDVAIRFPASALEEYAGMSLFAVKAWPAQAGDFSIRVWTGGNASAPGPMVVDQPFIPAPLDEWNTVLLNYPVNITGTEELWFGYRCNVASGYPAGCDAGPAINGLGNMMYFQGEWDTLLGIAPTLNYNWNIQGYIGYSAPNRAPVISALSLEGDRAMTGYHVYRFLAENQNDQLAWDQLTPSIIDGTSYIDNDWAPLPAGVYKYAVKAVYTNNVMSTPAFSNEIHKSMIATLVGTVTDFGTNDPIEGAIVTAGAYSGITNAQGEYSFEVYQGNYDVSCTMLGYHSVTQDDVDFVGGETITLDFVLTEITLPPLMVQAEEANPNLVNISWLDPESGENIIEDFEGDEFPPEGWEQIINNPNVSGAGVMASWCRVGTIALDPPVIPHSGDYQAAMWWDYDHQDEWLITPQFLCPPASDLVFWSYVYLGSTHGDQYNINVSQDDGNTWTPIWEASALTGGWNYYEYPIEVNLDDYAGQEIKLAWQAIDGDGQGLWYIWFVDDVSVGNSTEKINFAANTLTRVSKSNGNRTNVEVVTPSLPISRDTVFGSQTNKVRYTLPQTRNNRARLGYRVWRLPVGEENNESAWVLLTSENTADEQWQDTGWGSVLEGEYRWAVKAVYSGNLLSNPAFSNILEKEQHGVTPVVLSSFTAIVTTENEVKVTWVTQSEQNQLGYRIYRSENSTQDDALLITPVLIPATNTSVEHSYHHVDPEVENAHSYYYWLESVDPSMSQFFGPVSVTVSFDVPPVLPEISSLKNAYPNPFKQGAGTNIGIDIKAGETGTLSIYNIQGQVVKTVSLAEGSHKLVWNGRDNKGKVCGSGIYFYKLSTPSLNQTKKMILMK